In a single window of the Danio rerio strain Tuebingen ecotype United States chromosome 20, GRCz12tu, whole genome shotgun sequence genome:
- the aida gene encoding axin interactor, dorsalization-associated protein isoform X1 gives MSDVNKTVQKWHASFKKGTDFDSWGQLVEAIDEYQILARQLQKEVQSSNSHDFTEEQKCTQSQEEFKLEDLKKLEPIIKNILTYNKDFPFDVQPVPLRKILAPGEEENLDVEEDLDAGTGAGSTPSFTSRLPGSLLPRLPSEPGMTLLTLTIEKIGLKDAGQCIDPYITVSVKDLNGIDLNPVQDTPVATRKEDTYIHFSVDVEIQRHLEKLPKGAAIFFEFKHYKPKKRFTSTKCFAFMEMDEIKPGPIVIELYKKPTDFKRKKLNLLTKKPLYLHLNQTLHKD, from the exons ATGTCAGATGTCAACAAGACCGTGCAGAAATGGCACGCCAGCTTTAAAAAAGGCACGGACTTTGATTCGTGGGGGCAGCTGGTGGAAGCCATCGATGAATATCAAAT ACTCGCCAGGCAGCTCCAGAAAGAAGTGCAGTCTTCAAACTCGCACGATTTTACAGAGGAGCAGAAG tGCACACAATCTCAAGAGGAGTTCAAGCTAGAAGACCTGAAAAAACTGGAACCCA TTATTAAGAATATTCTGACCTACAACAAAGATTTCCCTTTTGATGTCCAACCAGTGCCTTTGAG GAAGATTCTTGCCCCAGGTGAAGAGGAAAACCTGGATGTTGAGGAGGATCTGGACGCTGGTACTGGAGCAGGTTCAACGCCCTCATTCACCTCACGACTTCCAG GTTCTCTGTTACCACGTTTGCCCTCGGAGCCTGGAATGACATTGCTGACTCTGACGATCGAGAAGATCGGTCTGAAAGACGCAGGACAGTGTATCGACCCCTACATTACAGTCAGTGTTAAAG ATCTGAATGGCATAGACTTGAACCCAGTCCAGGACACACCAGTGGCCACGCGGAAGGAGGACACATATATTCATTTTAGTGTGGATGTGGAAATCCAGAGACATCTGGAAAAACTACCCAAAG GCGCAGCTATTTTCTTTGAATTCAAGCACTACAAACCCAAGAAAAGATTCACCAGCACTAAGTGTTTCGCTTTCATGGAAATGGATGAAATCAAGCCAGGTCCCATTGTTATTGAGCT GTACAAGAAACCGACTGACTTCAAGAGGAAAAAACTCAACCTCTTGACGAAGAAACCACTTTACCTGCACCTTAACCAGACTTTGCACAAAGACTAA
- the aida gene encoding axin interactor, dorsalization-associated protein, which yields MSDVNKTVQKWHASFKKGTDFDSWGQLVEAIDEYQILARQLQKEVQSSNSHDFTEEQKKTLGKFATCLEMRSAALQCTQSQEEFKLEDLKKLEPIIKNILTYNKDFPFDVQPVPLRKILAPGEEENLDVEEDLDAGTGAGSTPSFTSRLPGSLLPRLPSEPGMTLLTLTIEKIGLKDAGQCIDPYITVSVKDLNGIDLNPVQDTPVATRKEDTYIHFSVDVEIQRHLEKLPKGAAIFFEFKHYKPKKRFTSTKCFAFMEMDEIKPGPIVIELYKKPTDFKRKKLNLLTKKPLYLHLNQTLHKD from the exons ATGTCAGATGTCAACAAGACCGTGCAGAAATGGCACGCCAGCTTTAAAAAAGGCACGGACTTTGATTCGTGGGGGCAGCTGGTGGAAGCCATCGATGAATATCAAAT ACTCGCCAGGCAGCTCCAGAAAGAAGTGCAGTCTTCAAACTCGCACGATTTTACAGAGGAGCAGAAG aaaacctTGGGAAAGTTTGCCACATGCCTTGAAATGCGAAGTGCAGCCTTACAG tGCACACAATCTCAAGAGGAGTTCAAGCTAGAAGACCTGAAAAAACTGGAACCCA TTATTAAGAATATTCTGACCTACAACAAAGATTTCCCTTTTGATGTCCAACCAGTGCCTTTGAG GAAGATTCTTGCCCCAGGTGAAGAGGAAAACCTGGATGTTGAGGAGGATCTGGACGCTGGTACTGGAGCAGGTTCAACGCCCTCATTCACCTCACGACTTCCAG GTTCTCTGTTACCACGTTTGCCCTCGGAGCCTGGAATGACATTGCTGACTCTGACGATCGAGAAGATCGGTCTGAAAGACGCAGGACAGTGTATCGACCCCTACATTACAGTCAGTGTTAAAG ATCTGAATGGCATAGACTTGAACCCAGTCCAGGACACACCAGTGGCCACGCGGAAGGAGGACACATATATTCATTTTAGTGTGGATGTGGAAATCCAGAGACATCTGGAAAAACTACCCAAAG GCGCAGCTATTTTCTTTGAATTCAAGCACTACAAACCCAAGAAAAGATTCACCAGCACTAAGTGTTTCGCTTTCATGGAAATGGATGAAATCAAGCCAGGTCCCATTGTTATTGAGCT GTACAAGAAACCGACTGACTTCAAGAGGAAAAAACTCAACCTCTTGACGAAGAAACCACTTTACCTGCACCTTAACCAGACTTTGCACAAAGACTAA